A stretch of Haloprofundus halophilus DNA encodes these proteins:
- a CDS encoding TrkH family potassium uptake protein — translation MHLRVDYRASLSLVGTVLKYLVVPLALPVAVALYYGESVVPFLVTMLVTAAVGTWLERLDPEPDLRAREGFLMVGVTWLAVALVGTIPYLVEAHGIPFLLGPLSPASTLANPVNALFESMSGFSTTGSTVLGDISFETHGRAIMMWRQLTQWLGGMGIVVLAVAILPQLSAGGAQLMDAEAPGPSIEKLTPRIAQTARLLWAAYLGFTVLEILLLYGLHRGGMAPQMDFYNAVAHGLTTMPTGGFSPEARSIEAFSAAAQWVVIPFMVVAGTNFALIWHALADDPRTFLEDTEFHTYLGIVAVLTAILAGLLFSGNGFVAPDAVTAGQTYDAAYVVDAAADHVGDAEPSIRAALFQVLAIVTTTGYASLDFNAWSAPAKYLLLFAMFIGGSAGSTGGGIKIVRWYVILKSLRRELFTTAHPEAVRPVRLGDRALDERAVRGIYAFTLLYFVIFAVATILLGLDAVRVGLDVTVLELVSASATTIGNVGPGFGFLGPMGGFVEFSNASKLLMVVLMWIGRLEILPVLVLLTPEYWKR, via the coding sequence ATGCATCTGCGCGTCGACTACCGCGCCAGTCTCAGTCTCGTCGGGACGGTGCTGAAGTATCTGGTCGTTCCGCTCGCGCTGCCGGTCGCCGTCGCGCTCTACTACGGCGAGTCGGTCGTCCCGTTTCTCGTGACGATGCTCGTCACCGCGGCGGTCGGAACGTGGTTAGAGCGCCTCGACCCCGAACCGGACCTCCGAGCGCGAGAGGGTTTTCTGATGGTCGGGGTGACGTGGCTGGCCGTCGCCCTCGTCGGCACGATTCCGTATCTCGTCGAGGCCCACGGGATTCCGTTTCTGCTCGGACCCCTCTCGCCGGCGTCGACGCTCGCGAACCCGGTGAACGCGCTGTTCGAGAGCATGAGCGGCTTCTCTACCACGGGGTCGACCGTTCTCGGGGACATCTCCTTCGAGACCCACGGCCGCGCCATCATGATGTGGCGGCAGCTCACGCAGTGGCTCGGCGGGATGGGAATCGTCGTTCTCGCGGTCGCCATCCTCCCGCAGCTCTCCGCCGGCGGCGCGCAGTTGATGGACGCCGAAGCGCCCGGCCCGAGTATCGAGAAACTCACGCCGCGTATCGCCCAGACGGCGCGTCTCCTGTGGGCTGCGTACCTCGGGTTCACCGTCCTCGAAATCCTCCTCCTGTACGGTCTCCACCGCGGCGGGATGGCACCGCAGATGGACTTCTACAACGCCGTCGCTCACGGGTTGACGACGATGCCGACCGGCGGCTTCTCGCCGGAGGCGCGGAGCATCGAGGCGTTCTCGGCGGCCGCCCAGTGGGTCGTCATCCCCTTCATGGTCGTCGCCGGAACGAACTTCGCGCTCATCTGGCACGCGCTGGCGGACGACCCGCGGACGTTCCTCGAGGACACGGAGTTCCACACGTACCTCGGCATCGTCGCCGTCCTCACCGCCATCCTCGCGGGACTGCTGTTCAGCGGAAACGGGTTCGTCGCTCCCGACGCGGTCACGGCCGGGCAGACGTACGACGCGGCCTACGTCGTCGACGCGGCGGCCGACCACGTCGGCGACGCCGAACCGTCGATACGGGCGGCGCTGTTCCAGGTGCTCGCCATCGTGACGACGACGGGGTACGCCAGTCTCGACTTCAACGCCTGGAGCGCGCCCGCGAAGTACCTCCTCCTGTTTGCGATGTTCATCGGCGGCAGCGCCGGGTCGACCGGTGGGGGCATCAAAATCGTCCGCTGGTACGTCATCCTCAAATCCCTCCGCCGTGAACTGTTCACGACGGCACACCCGGAGGCGGTTCGCCCCGTCCGACTCGGCGACCGCGCACTCGACGAGCGGGCCGTCCGCGGCATCTACGCGTTTACGCTCCTCTACTTCGTCATCTTCGCCGTGGCGACGATACTGCTCGGACTCGACGCCGTCCGCGTCGGCCTCGACGTGACGGTGTTGGAACTCGTGAGCGCGTCGGCGACGACCATCGGCAACGTCGGTCCGGGCTTCGGCTTCCTCGGCCCGATGGGCGGATTCGTCGAGTTCTCGAACGCGTCGAAACTGCTGATGGTGGTGTTGATGTGGATCGGTCGGTTGGAGATACTTCCTGTGCTGGTCCTCCTGACGCCCGAGTACTGGAAGCGGTGA
- the gatC gene encoding Asp-tRNA(Asn)/Glu-tRNA(Gln) amidotransferase subunit GatC: MSDTSVDAEEVRHVATLARVDLDDAEVEEFAAQFADILTYFDALDEVPEVDDEAELVNVMRPDEVRESLSQEEALSNAAEAEDGFFKGPKVS, from the coding sequence ATGAGCGACACGTCCGTCGACGCGGAGGAAGTGCGTCACGTTGCGACCCTCGCGCGGGTCGACCTCGACGACGCCGAGGTCGAGGAGTTCGCCGCGCAGTTCGCCGATATTCTCACGTACTTCGACGCGCTCGACGAAGTGCCCGAAGTCGACGACGAAGCCGAGTTGGTGAACGTGATGCGCCCCGACGAGGTCCGCGAGAGCCTCAGTCAGGAGGAGGCGCTCTCGAACGCCGCGGAGGCCGAAGACGGCTTCTTCAAGGGGCCGAAGGTGTCGTAG
- the gatA gene encoding Asp-tRNA(Asn)/Glu-tRNA(Gln) amidotransferase subunit GatA, with translation MAADLNIFVTEETVESDADGPLSGTTVAVKDNISTEGLRTTCGSAMLDDYVPPYDATVVERLKDAGATIVGKANMDEFGMGSTTETSAFGATRNPVDPERVPGGSSGGSAAAVAAGEADLALGTDTGGSVRNPAAFCGVVGIKPTYGLVSRYGLVAYANSLEQIGPFGSTVEEAATLLDVISGPDANDATTRDASEARSASDGRTGTARETGTSSDYASAADGDVDGLTVGVPTELVDGADDRVVEVFEDALSELEAQGVETTEVSLESVGHAVQAYYVIAMSEASSNLARFDGVRYGKSGGYEGNWNESFARAREEGFGSEVKRRILLGTYALSAGYHDKYYKKAQDARAWVAQDFDAAFESVDVLASPTMPVLPPKLGESLDDPLQLYLTDANTVPVNLANLPAISVPAGEADGLPVGLQLIGPKFGEEQIIRTASAVEQ, from the coding sequence ATGGCTGCCGACCTCAACATCTTCGTCACCGAGGAGACCGTCGAATCGGACGCCGACGGCCCGCTGAGCGGCACGACCGTCGCCGTCAAGGACAACATCAGCACCGAGGGTCTCCGCACGACTTGCGGGTCGGCGATGCTCGACGACTACGTCCCGCCGTACGACGCGACGGTCGTCGAGCGCCTGAAGGACGCGGGCGCGACCATCGTCGGCAAGGCGAACATGGACGAGTTCGGGATGGGGTCGACCACCGAGACGTCGGCGTTCGGCGCGACGAGGAACCCCGTCGACCCCGAACGCGTCCCCGGCGGCTCGTCCGGCGGCTCCGCGGCGGCGGTCGCGGCGGGCGAGGCGGACCTCGCGCTCGGCACCGACACCGGCGGCTCGGTTCGCAACCCCGCGGCGTTCTGCGGCGTCGTCGGCATCAAACCCACCTACGGGCTCGTCTCGCGCTACGGGCTCGTCGCCTACGCCAACAGCCTCGAACAGATCGGACCGTTCGGCTCCACCGTCGAGGAGGCGGCGACGTTGCTCGACGTGATTTCGGGACCGGACGCCAACGACGCGACGACTCGTGACGCGAGCGAGGCACGAAGCGCCTCGGATGGTCGAACGGGCACCGCCCGTGAGACGGGGACGAGCTCCGACTACGCGAGCGCCGCCGACGGCGACGTCGACGGCCTCACCGTCGGCGTCCCCACGGAACTGGTCGACGGTGCGGACGACCGCGTCGTCGAGGTGTTCGAGGACGCCCTCTCGGAACTCGAAGCGCAGGGCGTAGAGACGACGGAGGTGAGCCTCGAGTCCGTCGGCCACGCGGTGCAGGCGTACTACGTCATCGCGATGTCCGAAGCCTCCTCGAATCTCGCGCGGTTCGACGGCGTCAGATACGGAAAATCGGGCGGCTACGAGGGCAACTGGAACGAGTCGTTCGCCCGCGCCCGCGAGGAGGGCTTCGGCTCGGAGGTCAAACGTCGTATCCTCCTCGGCACCTACGCGCTGTCGGCGGGCTACCACGACAAGTACTACAAGAAGGCCCAGGACGCCCGCGCGTGGGTGGCGCAGGACTTCGACGCCGCCTTCGAGAGCGTCGACGTACTCGCGTCGCCGACGATGCCCGTCCTCCCGCCGAAACTCGGCGAGAGCCTCGACGACCCGCTGCAACTGTACCTCACCGACGCGAACACGGTGCCGGTGAACCTGGCGAACCTCCCGGCCATCTCGGTGCCCGCCGGCGAGGCAGACGGTCTTCCGGTCGGTCTCCAACTCATCGGTCCGAAGTTCGGCGAGGAGCAGATTATTCGGACGGCCAGTGCGGTCGAACAGTAA
- the trkA gene encoding Trk system potassium transporter TrkA, which translates to MRVIIIGAGQVGESIASDLDRSHEVVIVERDADRVEDLTYSLDVLAVQGDGTSLSVLREAGIDEADMLIATTDNDETNIVACATAKAISDAFTVARVKNTEHLRTWQQSGDAFGIDFMVCTNLLAAEAIVRIIGLPAARDVDPFAEGRVQMAEFEVSPDSPVADQTVREADRFDSLTFAAILRNGEVVIPRGESVISAGDRVVVIGSPESVQAFSDALVPAESPGSPEEVVIVGGSEVGYHVARLLEERGLRPRLIEYDSERARRLAEKLPGTIVMESDATNAEFLEREHVGDADVVVSALDSDEKNLLVSLLATRLGAGRTVAIIDTPTYVELFEAVGVDVGLNPREVVAEEITRFTHEGGAENVALIESDKAEVLEIEVDRDSILVGQPISEVMTELPDGVVIGAITRHDEFVTPRGDTVIEPGDHVVVFVDIEVLDDVTPRL; encoded by the coding sequence GTGCGCGTGATCATCATCGGCGCCGGTCAGGTCGGCGAGAGCATCGCCTCCGACCTCGACAGGAGCCACGAAGTCGTTATCGTCGAACGCGACGCCGACCGCGTCGAGGACCTCACGTACTCGCTGGACGTGCTCGCCGTCCAGGGCGACGGCACGTCGCTGTCGGTGCTTCGGGAAGCCGGCATCGACGAGGCGGACATGCTCATCGCGACGACCGACAACGACGAGACGAACATCGTCGCCTGCGCGACGGCGAAAGCCATCAGCGACGCGTTCACCGTCGCACGCGTGAAGAACACCGAACACCTCCGCACGTGGCAGCAGTCCGGCGACGCCTTCGGTATCGACTTCATGGTCTGTACCAACCTGCTGGCGGCGGAGGCCATCGTCCGCATCATCGGCCTGCCCGCCGCCCGCGACGTCGACCCGTTCGCGGAGGGTCGCGTCCAGATGGCCGAGTTCGAGGTGAGTCCCGACAGCCCCGTCGCCGACCAGACCGTGCGCGAGGCCGACCGCTTCGACTCGCTGACGTTCGCGGCCATCCTCCGGAACGGCGAGGTCGTCATCCCCCGCGGGGAGTCGGTCATCAGCGCCGGCGACCGCGTCGTCGTCATCGGGAGCCCCGAGAGCGTTCAGGCGTTCTCGGACGCGCTCGTCCCCGCCGAGTCGCCGGGGTCGCCCGAGGAGGTCGTCATCGTCGGCGGGAGCGAGGTCGGCTACCACGTCGCCCGCCTGCTCGAAGAGCGGGGACTGCGCCCGCGACTCATCGAGTACGACTCCGAACGGGCGCGACGCCTCGCCGAGAAACTCCCGGGCACTATCGTGATGGAGAGCGACGCGACGAACGCCGAGTTCCTCGAACGCGAGCACGTCGGCGACGCAGACGTCGTCGTCTCCGCGCTCGACTCCGACGAGAAGAACCTCCTCGTCTCGCTGCTCGCGACCCGTCTCGGTGCCGGCCGAACGGTGGCGATTATCGACACCCCCACGTACGTCGAACTGTTCGAGGCCGTCGGCGTCGACGTGGGGTTGAACCCCCGCGAAGTCGTCGCCGAGGAGATCACCCGCTTCACTCACGAGGGGGGCGCGGAGAACGTCGCGCTCATCGAGAGCGACAAGGCCGAAGTGCTGGAGATAGAGGTCGACCGCGACAGCATCCTCGTCGGACAGCCCATCAGCGAGGTGATGACGGAACTGCCCGACGGCGTCGTCATCGGCGCTATCACCCGCCACGACGAGTTCGTCACCCCGCGCGGTGACACCGTCATCGAACCCGGCGACCACGTCGTCGTCTTCGTCGACATCGAAGTGCTCGACGACGTGACGCCGAGGCTCTGA
- a CDS encoding TM2 domain-containing protein, producing the protein MVDNSDMSTGTGTTADDGGTVYCHNCGEQIDAEAELCPHCGVRQRPPPSAVDDKRLVAALLAILLGSFGAHKFYLGRTKVGILYLLFFWTGLPGLVGIVEGAIYLSKSREEFEARYVEREH; encoded by the coding sequence ATGGTGGATAACTCCGACATGTCGACGGGGACCGGCACGACAGCGGACGACGGCGGCACCGTCTACTGTCACAACTGCGGCGAACAGATAGACGCCGAGGCCGAACTCTGCCCGCACTGCGGCGTGCGTCAGCGCCCGCCGCCCTCGGCCGTCGACGACAAGCGACTCGTCGCCGCGCTGCTCGCCATCCTGCTCGGGTCGTTCGGCGCGCACAAGTTCTACCTCGGCCGGACGAAGGTGGGTATCCTCTACCTCCTGTTCTTCTGGACCGGGCTTCCGGGTCTCGTCGGCATCGTCGAGGGCGCGATCTACCTGTCGAAGAGCCGCGAGGAGTTCGAGGCGCGGTACGTCGAACGCGAGCACTGA
- a CDS encoding transcription initiation factor IIB, with the protein MTDSVRRYTGERTRQRDEEENEDEADETLRCPECGGQLASDTEHGETVCTDCGLVVEEDGIDRGPEWRAFDSKEKDQKSRVGAPTTNMMHDKGLSTNIGWQNKDAYGNSLSSRQREKMQRLRTWNERFRTRDSKERNLKQALGEIDRMASALGLPENVRETASVIYRRALGEDLLPGRSIEGVSTASLYAAARQAGTPRSLDEISGVSRVEKDEIARTYRYVVRELKLEIQPADPESYVPRFASALDLSDEAERRARKLLKNAKEQGVHSGKSPVGLAAAAVYAASLLTNEKVTQSEVSDVANISEVTIRNRYHELLEAEEQVHLP; encoded by the coding sequence ATGACTGATAGTGTCCGACGGTACACGGGCGAGCGCACCCGACAGAGAGACGAGGAAGAGAACGAAGACGAAGCCGACGAGACGCTGCGCTGCCCGGAGTGCGGCGGACAGTTGGCCAGCGACACCGAACACGGCGAGACCGTCTGTACCGACTGCGGTCTCGTCGTCGAGGAGGACGGCATCGACCGCGGCCCCGAGTGGCGCGCGTTCGACTCCAAGGAGAAAGACCAGAAGTCCCGCGTCGGCGCACCGACGACGAACATGATGCACGACAAGGGGCTGTCGACGAACATCGGTTGGCAGAACAAGGACGCCTACGGTAACTCGCTGTCGAGCCGCCAGCGGGAGAAGATGCAGCGGCTACGGACGTGGAACGAGCGCTTCCGCACCCGCGACTCCAAAGAGCGCAACCTGAAACAGGCACTCGGCGAGATAGACCGCATGGCCTCGGCGCTCGGCCTCCCCGAGAACGTCCGCGAGACCGCCTCGGTCATCTATCGCCGCGCGCTCGGCGAGGACCTGCTCCCCGGCCGCTCCATCGAGGGCGTCTCGACGGCCAGTCTGTACGCCGCCGCTCGTCAGGCCGGAACGCCGCGCAGTCTCGACGAGATTTCGGGCGTCTCCCGCGTCGAGAAGGACGAAATCGCCCGGACGTACCGCTACGTCGTCCGCGAGCTGAAACTCGAAATCCAGCCCGCAGACCCCGAGAGCTACGTCCCGCGGTTCGCCTCGGCGCTCGACCTCTCCGACGAGGCCGAACGCCGCGCACGAAAACTGCTGAAGAACGCCAAAGAACAGGGCGTCCACTCGGGTAAGTCGCCGGTCGGCCTCGCCGCCGCCGCCGTCTACGCCGCCTCGCTGTTGACCAACGAGAAGGTGACTC